The window atgacaaagcTAATGTGATTATGTGAGCCAGTGTGAGAAGGGCCCATTGAGGGTTTAGAGGTGTTGGCAGAGATGAATGTATAAAGCTAATCCTGGCTGAAAACTAAGGAGAAGATGCCACCCCCCCTTccgctgctctttttttttttttttcttccacggTGTAAATCTTCGCTTGGACGTGTCCTCGGCCGTCCTCATCCATCGACCACCACCAAGTGCTTGCACAAAAGCCTCAGTAACAACACTAACAGGGTTACAAAAACAAGGAGATCCCAGTTTTTGttgggggggttttttttttttgggattgaaCTGTGCAACCGTAACAAAACCGACAAAAAAGATGGCGCTCCAATACAggctgtcccaaaaaaaaaaaaatgtactttgcttattttctgataatttttttgtaatctatcCTCGGTTTACAGAAAAATTCCCCTTTATACTGTTTTTGTGCACCATCTGGTGGCAAGGAACTGTTGAAgtaagttgaggagcttcaatcAGACAAAAGTATAGTGGTACCTCACCTTACAAGTTTTGAGGTACCAGCTCTCACTCGGCCGATGGTTTTGTCTTGAGatgagagcaaaaatttgagtcaTGAGCGCTAGatacttcacaacaagcagcagtttggtaaATGGgcaacaattcttcaaaaaagaggctacGTGTTTTCTTAAAGCGGTTTATTGCTACTCCCAGTTCAAGTGTACtgttaaacttaaaacaaagagaattacaccttgtgtgTCTGACGAAAGTCCGCTTAGCTTAATCCTAACACCATCGACCAGAATGTTACtgatcttccccacactcctattaacctctactatactcttaaacatcttttaaactcttaaacatacagtaatgcacagtagcaCTCTACGCTATATACACATTTTCATTCCTTGTAATGTGAttgaaagaattttttttttattttattttttttttttaatgttttaggtaaggaagtgtttttttctaccacaaaaaaaaaaaaaaaacaacaacaacaacaacatacagttAGAATACCGCGATACAGTGAACTACGTGCATTATTAatatggaggggggggggggggacccaaACAAAATCCACAATGCACTGAATCAACGCAACGTGACCCGCGATCTAGCAAGGGAGCACTGTATACATGTACATGGATCATACTGCACCCTTGTGGCCAATGCGCAGACACCAGAAGGAGACGCACAATGAATCGATTAAATCATAATGCACAAAGTAGCAAccaagtacaatactgtagagtgcctttgtcttgtttttgtttgtttttttttaaattaaaaacgtGTCACGAAAATTGTTGTCTGCGTTTtatggggggctggaacagattaatggcatttttcatttcaataattTGAGTTCCAGGCTTGTTCAcgtgtcaaggtaccactgtattgagGGTTATTTGCGCCTGAAACAATGTACAGTCAAAGTGAGTATTTTCAGGGGGCATACCCGAAGTCCAAACTGTgatgatttgcttttttttttttgcattctaaaCAGGTCGGGACGCTAAAGCCAACGCGAGGCCCCTCCTCTTGTTCCGCAACGGCTGCCATAAATCCCTGCGAATTTCACATGCAAATCAGGCGCCAGCGCGTTTTATGTGAGAAAGCGTTTACAGGCCGCCATAGAACAAGTCTGCTGAACAACCAGAGGCATTTGGACTTGTTGTaacaacatgcacacacacacggcaaccTGTACACTTTGTGTTCACAATAGTAGCACTGTGTAGAAAACACTGCCGAAAGCGCCGCCTTACAACTGATTTGAAGTTCACAAGAACACGTTTGCAGCATACCATACACactaggttccagctcaccgtgaccctgaacaggatcagcagtacagaaaaatggatggatggactaaatGCAACACACTACAATGTATAAACACTGCACTACAGTACATATTAGTGCACGACAATATACAACAATTCAGCCACACTATACtccacattcacacaaaaacacaatagtAGTTAGGGctgaatttcattttgtttgtgcatCGTCATCGCAATGTACGCGTGCGTGCGCAATAGTCCCTGCGATGTTGGCGTTTTGGAATatagtgaatcaactgtaatattaaaagggACCAGCAGAGGGAGCTTTCAGGAAGACTGTAAATGGGATTCaaagtgttcttttgtaatacctCCATAATTGTAAAACTTTATTCCGAAGAAAATCCTTATTTGTATCAGTTAAAACacgtgcctcacagttctgagccccgcctgtgtggcgttcccatgttctccccgtgcctgcgtgggttttctcccacatcccaaaatcatgcgtggtaggttcattggagactctaaattgcatgcAAGTGTGAATATGTCCACAAATGGTTgtgtattgcatgtttttgcttgCACATACAGGAcgaaagtcctgtttttgttttcactccccaattaaaaaacattcaagcGACACGTTTTTGATATTGTAGGgcgaaagctgcagctggctactagtgtggactgaatgggtggcaacaatggggaaatgaaatgccagtatatTCAGACTAATAGCCCTTCAATAACATAGTTGTGGGGGGCATGAACTAGTTGGTTTTTTAGTTCCAAATTTGGAATTCTACATTATGAACTAgttcgcatagaaaatgaactctCTCTACACCGATCCTGTATTACTTGACATTGCGCTATATATCGgcgatttagaaaaaaatgaaaagacaatAATCATTTCAACCAATCGGTCATTCCCCgatatcatgcagccctaacTACAATATAGtgtagtgtgtgtatataatacaTAGATACTAAACAACACTACAGTACAATGCATAGACGACACTACATACAACACTAATGCATTGAATAGACAcaatatatacaaaatacacagacacaaaaacgactacagcagtgattctGAAACAGGGTGCCGCGGCACACGATTGCCCATCGGGTAAATGATCCCATTTTCCCCCCCCAAGATTATCCTTCATGTATCATTGTTGATCCATCTACGCCAGCCatgtagtgacaggcagagcGATGTCGCATttgatggcagaaagtacaataAACCCGCGTATCCATCGGTCGCTATTCACACAAGCGGCCGCAGATTTGCCGAGCCGTCTTGTAAAATGACGAGGAGAGGAAAGCGGCAAGAAATGAAGGCGTGTTCGCAAGGACAAATCAAAGGGTTATATCCAGTCAAGTATCATTATGCAATACAACATAAACTGAatatcgtcgctgtcgggcTGAAAGCTTGGGTGTCTAAATGTGGTCAATTTCGATAGCAATAGTCAGCCCCCTGcggtttgtttgctttttacaaattattaaccAATAGCTTGAGAGCAACtgtctgagaattgccacataACGCCACCTCGGGAGCCTCGTGGCATTAGATCGCCTCAAGATTTCTTTCGGTTTTGCCGCTCATGGAAAGTAATGACAGAAGCGCACGGCGGGTTTAGTTTAGTTTCGCTGTCGGTACCTGGACGGGCCAGCGAGGAAGCGGCCGCAGGAAGTCCGCCTTGTAGGGGTAGTCCACCATGGCCAGGTTCACCCACGTCTCCTGGAGCCAACTCTTGAAGCCCGGCACGTCCTTGTCGCTCTTGAGTGGCGCGCACAAGCCGAACTCCTCGGACAGCCACTGAAGACCCTGCGCTGCGCGCCGCAAGACATGAGCCCGAGTCTCATGACGCCGTCAGTCAGCCCCGTCCGTGCTTTCCTCCAGCCCGGTGAGCGTTTTTGATTAGAAAAAGCCCTCGAATATTTGGAgttactttttcccccccttaaaaCGGATTCATTTCTCTCATTAAATAATCGATTGgcaataaaattacaaatgagtAAAATGCTGACTGCGCACTGAcatacatttgacattttatgaCAGAATTGGCTTATGAATAATCAACGAATGTTAAATAATGTACAAATCTTTATTTGTGAACTATTGTACATATCGTCCATCTTCGTTCATTGGCTAATTTAGCAGTTGTAAATCAGAACGAAATGGGCATCGTATAAAACAAACGTTATTCAAACTCAACTTGTGATTAGTTTTCCCAGCGTTCTGGACTAAATGTCTTACCAGTGGCGGAGAGGTTAGCGATGGCCCTCCACGACGCTCGGATGTTCGCGTCGCAGTTGGGTCCGCTTTTGGCAAAGTCCCGCGTGACGACTTCGTAGAAGTCTCCGCATGGCGCCATCCCTGTGAACTGCCATATTGGTGCGGAGGCGGCCAGGGCACTGGGgacatttgatttttgaaatAGCGTTGCAATTACCCATTTGGAAGAAGTTGCCGCCCTTACCCGACGACAACGTTGGGATATTTCATCCGAAACCAGGCGGCCAGCATCCCGCCGTACGATCCCCCGACGGCGACGACCGGGCTTTGCCGGGCTCCGGCTCTGCCGAGCTTCACATTCTGGATCAGTACGGCAAAATCCGCCAGGGCCTGCTCTGCGGTCAGGTAGTTCAAGTGCTTGCTGTCCTGCAGACAAACAAGTGCGCTTTTGAAACACAATCGCACGCACAGCAGACAGTCTCTCGCAAAAGTGAGCAAACCCCTCGCATTTGTGCGACCTCTTCATGAAGAAATGCTACAATGTATGACTAATGAGGCCCAGTTTGGGACATTTACACGTAGGGATGTCCTCGCTACGGTTGCCCCCAGTTTTGACAAAGGCCGTGTGTTGAGTTAGTACAGGAAATCTTCACTGGACACGGAGCAACGCTtctatggaccttgctttgttcACGGAGAACGGAGAAGAGGGCCTAAACCACAAACTGGATCGTCCAGAATGTCTTGCTAAGAGGAAGAATCAATAACCAAGAACTCTCGAGAGTCCAACTTGCGATTCAGTGTTTTGATAAGCATATTCACTCACGCTGTAAGAGTCCGCTCCAAATGGCATCGATTCTCCGTAGTATCGATGTTCTGCGAAGATCAACATGGCGCCCAGGTCTCCGGCCACGTCCCACATGAAGCCCTGGACCACAACCAGCTCAGTTGTACATTATACGGAAGTCTGACgtcgaggttccgctgtatttgAATAATGTGCACGCAagaatgaaacatgacttgacGGGTTAACTGACAGTGTTGTTGCAGAACCAGGTGATGTCGCCTTCGTTGCCCGTGTAGAACAAAATGGGACCGCCCGGCGAGCGCCACTGCTTGTCGGCCACAAGGTAGCGCTGTTTGAAAGTGCCATCTTCTACGAAACCAAAATGATCAATCTGgggtggaaaataaataaataaaaagaagtcaCGTTACCTTTTAGTTCAACGTACAAGTAGGTTCCAAGACCAACCGGAGCAATATTTTCATGGGACATGGTAGCAGTGAGTAGGCATGTTTTTCAGTTAACAACAGGCTAGGTTCCCTTTTGGTCAGGACTACAGCTCAGATTTATGCGATGAGACATCACAAttatatcagagcttttaactGGCGTAGAGCTAAAATGGACTTCGTCTTACCacagcaattttttattttttttttttgaattaaaaaacaatgcGCTTGTTAATTTGACTTTATGTCTGTTTAGATTCTTAGACATTCAGCTTATATGGTAATCAGCAAGGGTTGAATCGAAGCAactggactctttttttttttttgttgaatttgttttgggtttttatttttttctgttcatgaacattttcaaatacaACTTTGGCTTTGTGAGAAAGGTGAAAACTACTGGTGTTATTGTTCCAAAGTTGAAGACACACAAAATGACCATCAATTGCCATGCAAAATGATCAACCGAAGTTACAAATTCAGATGGTGATCAAGTAATTCATTCCCATCCGCTGTGTATGACACAGTTGTCAAAGATCCTGGACACCtctataataaaatgt of the Phyllopteryx taeniolatus isolate TA_2022b chromosome 8, UOR_Ptae_1.2, whole genome shotgun sequence genome contains:
- the prcp gene encoding lysosomal Pro-X carboxypeptidase; protein product: MTFGAGKRLLDVAAVTCMLLLFVGSFHAFKTRQLFTRRGGSFPSSEIPVSYETFYFDQKIDHFGFVEDGTFKQRYLVADKQWRSPGGPILFYTGNEGDITWFCNNTGFMWDVAGDLGAMLIFAEHRYYGESMPFGADSYSDSKHLNYLTAEQALADFAVLIQNVKLGRAGARQSPVVAVGGSYGGMLAAWFRMKYPNVVVGALAASAPIWQFTGMAPCGDFYEVVTRDFAKSGPNCDANIRASWRAIANLSATAQGLQWLSEEFGLCAPLKSDKDVPGFKSWLQETWVNLAMVDYPYKADFLRPLPRWPVQSVCKYLALDSYATDQQLLHGVSQGAKVYYNYSGSSSCLNISETATGSLGIFGWDYQACTEMVMPMCTDGVRDMFEPAEWNFQAFSDECHATFGVRPRADWAGVVFGGKDIASHSNIIFSNGGLDPWSSGGVTRNVSASLVSIMILDGAHHLDLRHANDLDPPSVRQARMLELSYFRKWIRQAAKMHHN